Proteins encoded together in one Terriglobus saanensis SP1PR4 window:
- a CDS encoding TonB-dependent receptor has product MYKFLRAAMWLLMMCAFTKAAMTQNTTGNITGTVTDASGAVVAGATVSAHNIATGVDTPAVTNQSGAYAIRFLSIGQYEVSVTATGFGAQKFPVFTLEQNQVAKFDAKLTVGDVSVVANVNADVAPILNTNDASLGMTLSANEIQNIPLNGRNFSSVTLFQPGAINTDPVGMTGNNAIERNTFNNGIASINGNRNQANNYTLDGADQNEPQNNLIAYNPAPDSLAEVRVVTSNAPAQYGNANGGAIASILKSGSNEFHGSAYGYLQNENLNANSWNNKNSATPIARNPYTQSIFGGTIGGPIFHNRLFFFADYEGARSHTGGLQSASVLTAPMRQGDFSALLSATQPGKQLYDTQNNFAPFANNVVPVVNPVAKYLFAHPELYPLPNAVPIDNLLQNNFQGPQRTFVHNNQADVKIDWSATATNRFTAFYSQSNAGDTQTAVIPIFFPSQNLYPTKLGGGSWIHTFSSAVVNEARFGFTRVRWDNGIPTDPSGVFGLNGNQIVGIPFGAQPYVGFSGQSISNNASFLGTSANVQVIRDNTFNYYDNLTWQHGRQLFSMGVQATRYQQNYINTANFGLLGQFSYNGSFTSNPSLGSVAGGYGPADFVLDRVSNTQLDSAIGLVGNRQWRAAGYIQDDWKATDKLTINIGLRYQYDQPWYEVHNKTANVLLDTGTPIYAGSIPSGAPANAQLCPTHACYNPTYTQIMPRLGFAYQAAPRFVIRGGYGATSFFEGNAGNQRLTSSPPFVQSSNLVAVQPKAGISGTPFSVEQGLSGSFGALSGFGAWPQNMRAAYISEYSLTTEYALTNKTSLSVGYVGESGQHLITYRNANQLTSPTATAGPYDALVGAGQRLLLTESNGTMNYNAGQAALRQRVSHGLEGMVSYTYARAMTNSSGNYGTPGVSGSDGAFQDGYNGHADYGPAGQDIRHSLNGLLVYALPFGRGQAFGSGMNRYLDLLAGGWKISATGLLYTGFPITMNAPSQISVNSLGTARANQYRHLKIVNRTVSNWWGTDPSATPCGSGIDDGICAYGVPAANTFGTAAVNTERAPGYHDLAMSASKDFHITERHSLGFRANAYNLLNSPSLGNPDNGISDGPDTFGRITSTRSQERRIEFSAHYQF; this is encoded by the coding sequence ATGTACAAGTTTCTTAGGGCCGCGATGTGGCTTTTGATGATGTGCGCTTTTACCAAAGCGGCCATGACACAGAATACAACAGGAAATATTACGGGAACCGTGACGGACGCCAGCGGTGCTGTCGTTGCCGGTGCAACAGTCTCAGCACACAATATCGCGACTGGAGTCGACACTCCCGCTGTGACGAACCAGTCCGGCGCGTATGCAATTCGCTTTCTTTCCATTGGGCAGTATGAAGTCTCGGTGACTGCAACCGGCTTTGGGGCGCAGAAGTTTCCCGTTTTCACGCTCGAGCAAAACCAAGTCGCGAAGTTTGATGCAAAGCTTACGGTGGGTGATGTAAGTGTCGTGGCGAACGTCAACGCCGACGTTGCTCCAATTTTGAATACCAACGATGCTTCTTTGGGTATGACGCTTTCCGCGAATGAGATCCAGAACATCCCGCTGAATGGCCGTAACTTTTCGAGCGTAACGCTCTTTCAGCCCGGCGCGATCAACACGGATCCCGTGGGTATGACCGGTAACAATGCGATTGAGCGCAACACATTCAATAATGGCATTGCTTCGATCAACGGTAACCGTAATCAGGCAAACAACTACACTCTGGATGGCGCGGATCAGAACGAGCCTCAGAACAACCTGATTGCGTACAATCCGGCACCTGACTCGCTGGCTGAAGTGCGTGTGGTCACATCGAACGCACCGGCACAATACGGTAACGCCAACGGCGGTGCCATTGCTTCCATCCTTAAATCGGGATCGAACGAGTTCCACGGATCGGCCTATGGCTACCTGCAGAATGAAAACCTGAACGCCAATTCCTGGAATAACAAGAACAGCGCTACGCCGATTGCGCGCAATCCCTACACCCAGTCCATCTTTGGGGGCACGATCGGCGGACCGATTTTTCATAACAGACTGTTTTTTTTCGCTGACTACGAAGGTGCCCGGTCTCATACCGGTGGATTGCAGAGTGCGAGTGTACTAACAGCACCCATGCGGCAGGGCGATTTTTCCGCCCTTCTATCAGCGACGCAGCCAGGGAAGCAGCTTTACGATACGCAAAACAACTTTGCCCCCTTCGCAAACAATGTCGTACCGGTAGTCAATCCCGTCGCGAAATATCTCTTCGCTCATCCAGAGCTCTATCCTCTTCCCAATGCGGTACCCATTGATAACCTACTGCAAAACAACTTCCAGGGACCGCAGCGTACTTTTGTTCACAACAATCAAGCCGATGTCAAAATAGACTGGAGTGCGACTGCGACGAACAGGTTTACGGCGTTTTACTCACAGTCCAACGCAGGCGATACTCAAACCGCTGTTATCCCGATCTTCTTTCCTTCGCAGAATCTCTATCCAACGAAATTGGGTGGCGGCAGCTGGATCCATACTTTCTCCTCCGCAGTGGTCAATGAGGCGCGATTCGGCTTCACACGTGTCCGCTGGGATAACGGCATTCCAACCGATCCTTCCGGCGTCTTTGGTCTTAACGGCAATCAGATCGTTGGCATCCCATTTGGTGCGCAGCCGTATGTCGGATTTTCTGGTCAAAGCATCAGTAACAATGCCAGCTTCCTCGGCACGAGCGCTAATGTTCAGGTCATCCGCGACAATACCTTTAACTACTATGACAACCTCACATGGCAACACGGTCGTCAACTCTTCTCTATGGGAGTGCAGGCCACGCGCTATCAGCAGAATTACATCAACACAGCAAACTTTGGCCTGCTGGGGCAGTTTTCCTATAACGGTAGTTTCACGAGCAATCCCTCACTGGGATCGGTTGCAGGCGGATATGGGCCGGCGGATTTTGTGCTGGATCGGGTGAGCAATACACAGCTTGATTCCGCCATAGGCCTCGTGGGTAACCGTCAATGGCGTGCTGCGGGATATATCCAGGATGACTGGAAGGCAACTGATAAACTGACCATCAACATCGGTCTACGTTACCAGTATGACCAGCCCTGGTACGAAGTCCACAACAAGACCGCCAACGTCCTCCTGGATACCGGTACACCTATCTACGCTGGTTCCATCCCCAGCGGTGCACCGGCAAACGCCCAACTCTGCCCCACGCACGCCTGCTATAACCCTACCTACACCCAGATCATGCCTCGTCTGGGCTTTGCCTATCAGGCGGCTCCTCGCTTCGTTATCCGTGGCGGATACGGTGCGACGAGTTTCTTCGAGGGCAACGCAGGGAACCAGCGTCTGACCTCGAGCCCGCCTTTTGTTCAGTCCAGCAACCTCGTTGCGGTGCAGCCGAAAGCCGGTATCTCGGGAACGCCGTTCTCCGTGGAACAGGGCCTTTCTGGCTCTTTTGGAGCCCTCAGTGGCTTCGGTGCATGGCCGCAGAACATGCGCGCCGCGTATATCAGTGAGTATTCGCTCACCACGGAATACGCTCTAACAAACAAGACTTCGCTTTCTGTCGGATACGTCGGTGAATCGGGACAACATCTCATCACCTACCGCAACGCAAACCAACTAACCTCTCCCACCGCTACGGCGGGTCCGTACGACGCGCTCGTCGGTGCAGGGCAGCGGCTCCTCCTGACGGAATCCAACGGTACGATGAACTACAACGCTGGTCAGGCAGCGCTCAGGCAGCGCGTAAGCCACGGCCTGGAAGGTATGGTGAGCTACACCTACGCTCGAGCCATGACCAACAGCTCTGGAAACTACGGCACGCCTGGTGTCAGTGGGTCGGATGGCGCCTTCCAGGACGGCTATAACGGACACGCGGATTACGGTCCAGCTGGTCAGGACATCCGTCACAGCCTGAACGGTCTGCTCGTTTATGCCCTTCCGTTTGGTCGGGGCCAGGCCTTTGGAAGCGGGATGAATCGCTATCTCGACCTGCTCGCTGGAGGTTGGAAGATCAGCGCTACCGGCCTCCTCTATACCGGATTTCCGATCACGATGAACGCTCCCAGCCAGATTTCGGTCAACAGCCTCGGAACGGCACGAGCAAACCAGTACCGGCACCTCAAGATCGTTAATCGCACCGTGAGCAACTGGTGGGGTACGGATCCCTCAGCTACACCTTGTGGTTCCGGGATTGATGACGGAATCTGCGCTTATGGAGTTCCGGCGGCAAATACCTTCGGAACAGCAGCCGTCAACACGGAAAGGGCACCGGGATATCATGACCTGGCTATGTCAGCGTCAAAGGACTTTCACATTACGGAACGTCACAGTCTCGGATTTCGGGCAAACGCTTACAATCTCCTGAATTCTCCCAGTCTGGGCAATCCGGATAACGGAATATCGGACGGTCCTGATACTTTCGGTAGAATCACGAGCACGCGTTCGCAGGAACGCCGCATCGAATTTTCCGCCCACTATCAATTTTAA